GAACGCGTAGGCCAGGGCATGGAGCATTGCTTGTCGCTCTCCGATCGTGGTCCTGGTCGCGGGCGTCTACCCGGCCAGAGTCTAACGGGCCGGACCGTTTGCGCCAGCATCGGCGATTGGGGCCTGTGACGGCCGCCACTTCCGTGCGGCGGCGCCGGCGGAGGTGTGGGCGCCTAGTCGGTGAGGACCACGACTGTCGTCGGATCGGCGATCTCGACGCGCTGACCGGCGTCGGAGAGGACCGCGGTGACCCCGTCGACGTCGACGACCCGACGCCGGGTGCGCACCAGCTCGCGCGCCACGAGTCCCTTGCAATGCTTGTTGAAGTGGCTGACGACCGATCGCGAACCGTCCGGCTTCTCGGTCATCACGGTGACGGTCACCGCGCCGGGCACACGGCCCAGGTTCTGGTAGGCGCCCGAGCGCAGGTCGACGACGAACTCGTCGAGGCCGGCGAAGACGTCGCGGAGCACCGGCTTCCACGTGGTGGTCAGTGTCGGCTCACCCGGCAGCTTCGACCCGGCGGAGAGTCGATAGGCGGGGATCGGGTCGGCGGCGCCCAGCGGGCCGAACAGCGCAGACCCCACGAGGATCCGGTCGAGGGCCTTGGTCTTCGTCGGTTTCGTCATGCCCGGGTAGTCCAACGCGTCGTAGAGGACCCCGGTGTAGCGCTCGACCGCCGGTCGCGTCGGCGCCTCCCACAGCTCGGCGTTGCGGTCGACCTCCGCGATCGCGGTGGCACCCAGACCGAGGGCCGCGCGACTGGCGTCGAGATCGGCCGACAGCGCGACGAGCGCGTCGACGAGGTGGCGCCGCGTCGCGGTGGCTTCGGGAAACGACAGCGAGCCCAGGTTCAGCGGGGCACCGGCGCCGCCGTCCGATTTGGTTTCCGATGGGGGCAGGATCACGCGCACCCCAGCACCCTAGTCAACGCCGCCGATCACTAAGCTGGTGCCTCGTGATCACCCGAATGTCGACGCTGTTCCTGCGCACCCTGCGAGACGATCCCGCCGATGCGGAAGTCCCGTCGCACAAGCTGCTGGTGCGCGCCGGCTACATCCGCCGCGCCGCCCCCGGCGTCTACGAGTGGCTGCCGCTGGGCCTGCGCGTCTTCCGCAACATCGAGAACGTGGTGCGGCAGGAGATGAACGCCATCGGCGCACAGGAGATCCTGTTGCCCGCGCTGCTGCCCCGCGAACCGTACGAGAAGACGGGCCGCTGGAGCGAGTATGGCTCGGCCTTGTTCCGCCTGCAGGACCGCAAGGGCGCCGACATGATGCTCGGACCCACGCACGAGGAGATCTTCACCCAGCTCGTGAAGGGCGAGTTCAGCTCGTACAAGGACCTGCCGGTCACGCTGTACCAGATCCAGACCAAGTATCGCGACGAGGAGCGCCCGCGTGCCGGCCTGTTGCGCGGCCGCGAGTTCACGATGAAGGACTCCTACTCCTTCGACCTCGACGACGCCGGGTTGCAGAAGTCCTACGAGGCGCATCGCTCCGCCTACCAGCGCATCTTCGACCGGCTGATGATCACCTACGTCATCTGCGCGGCGACCTCCGGCGCCATGGGCGGCAGCGCCTCCGAGGAATTCCTCGCCGAATGCGAGGTCGGCGAGGACACCTTCGTCCGCAGCACCGAGTCCGGCTACGCGGCCAACGTCGAGGCCGTGCTCACCCCGGTCCCGGAAGACCTGCCGACCGACGGGCTGCCCCGGCCCGCCGTCCACGACACCGGTGACACGCCGACCATCGACACCCTCGTCGACTGGGCCAACGGTGCATTGGACGGCACCTTCACCGCCGCCGACACCCTCAAGAACGTGCTGGTGAAGATCCGTAAGCCCGGCGAGGACTGGCAGATCACCGGCATCGGCGTTCCCGGCGACCGCGAGGTCGACATGAAACGCCTTGAGGCGGCGGTCGAACCGGCCGAGGTCGAGTTGCTCGGCGACGCCGATTTCGCCGCCAACCCCGCGCTGGTGCGCGGCTACATCGGCCCCAAGGGTGTGCAGGCCGCGGGCGGGACCTACCTGGTCGACCCGCGCGTCGTCACCGGCACCCGCTGGATCACCGGTGCCGACGAGCAGGGCAAGCACGTCGTCGACCTCGTCGCCGGTCGCGACTTCACCCCCGACGGCGTCATCGAGGCCGCCGAGGTCCGCGACGGCGATCCCTCGCCGGA
This genomic interval from Gordonia sp. X0973 contains the following:
- the yaaA gene encoding YaaA family protein produces the protein MRVILPPSETKSDGGAGAPLNLGSLSFPEATATRRHLVDALVALSADLDASRAALGLGATAIAEVDRNAELWEAPTRPAVERYTGVLYDALDYPGMTKPTKTKALDRILVGSALFGPLGAADPIPAYRLSAGSKLPGEPTLTTTWKPVLRDVFAGLDEFVVDLRSGAYQNLGRVPGAVTVTVMTEKPDGSRSVVSHFNKHCKGLVARELVRTRRRVVDVDGVTAVLSDAGQRVEIADPTTVVVLTD
- a CDS encoding proline--tRNA ligase, translated to MITRMSTLFLRTLRDDPADAEVPSHKLLVRAGYIRRAAPGVYEWLPLGLRVFRNIENVVRQEMNAIGAQEILLPALLPREPYEKTGRWSEYGSALFRLQDRKGADMMLGPTHEEIFTQLVKGEFSSYKDLPVTLYQIQTKYRDEERPRAGLLRGREFTMKDSYSFDLDDAGLQKSYEAHRSAYQRIFDRLMITYVICAATSGAMGGSASEEFLAECEVGEDTFVRSTESGYAANVEAVLTPVPEDLPTDGLPRPAVHDTGDTPTIDTLVDWANGALDGTFTAADTLKNVLVKIRKPGEDWQITGIGVPGDREVDMKRLEAAVEPAEVELLGDADFAANPALVRGYIGPKGVQAAGGTYLVDPRVVTGTRWITGADEQGKHVVDLVAGRDFTPDGVIEAAEVRDGDPSPDGKGVLQSARGIEIGHIFQLGRKYTDAFEFDVLGENGKPVRVTMGSYGVGVSRLVAVIAEQMHDEKGLRWPREVAPFECHVVIANKDEAAVAGAQALVAELDAAGVDVLFDDRKASPGVKFKDAELLGVPTVVVVGRGFADGKVEIRDRLTGETSEIPVADAVAVITAAVRG